A stretch of DNA from Mesomycoplasma lagogenitalium:
AAATCAAAATTTTCTTTTTCTATCGCTAAATTCAGATATTGAATTGTGTGTGCATAAAGTTGGTCATCAGGATCTAAAAAATAAAAATAATCTGTTTGACAACTTTCGATCAAAAGATTTCTTGCTCTAGAAATTCCGCTATTTTTCTTTAACGAAATAATATTTATATCAAATAAATGATTATTATTTTTTTTAAATTCTTGCAACATAAATTCAGTATTATCTGTTGATTTATCGTTTAAAAAAATAACATTAAAATTTTTATCAGTTTGCTTTTTTAATGTTCTAAATAATATAGGTAAATATTTTTCCTTATTAAAACAAGGTATAAGTAATGAAATTTTACTCATTTTATCCTTTCAAATTGTTATTAAATTATAGCACAAATAAAATATTATTAATAAAGAGAAAATATTAGATTGTAGATATTAAATATTTTTCGTGTTTTTTATTATTTTGCTAAAATATTTAATACTATAAATACGAAGGAAAGATTCAAAATATGAAAATAATGATTTTTACATGTCACTTTTTTCCCACAATTGGCGGGTCGGACATTGCAATAACTAATTTTGCAAAATCTCTAGTCAATTTAGGGCACCAAGTAAAAGTTTTTACACCAAAAGTTTCTGAAGGAGAAAATTATAAATCACTTCCGTTTGAAGTATATAATGTAAAAACAAAAAATTTTTTTAATTTTATTACTGTTTCAGATAAAATTGATGTTAAATTAAAAAACGAAATAGATAAATTTAATCCTGATATTATAAGTTGTCATGGTTCTGTTTATTCCATAAAATTAGCTCAAAATGTTTCAAAAAAATTTAATATTCCATTAGTTATAACTCAGCACACTAAAAATTATTTACCAATATTAGAAATTTTTAAGTTTCACAAATTATCTTCATTAGTTTATAAAAGAGAAATAAGAATTTTAAATAAAAGTAAATATTTTACATTAGTTTCTAAATCACTAGAAGATGAAATGGTTAAATTTAATTTTAAACATAAAGCAAAAATAATTAGAAACGGCTTAAACATAGAAATAGCAAAAAATCAGGAAATTGATAGATTGAAGCTTAAATTCAAAAAAGAAAATAATATTGAAGATGAAAACATAAAAATTCTTTCTTTTTTAGGTAGAATACATAAATATAAAAATATTGAGTTTATTTTTAATGTTTTAAAAATTTTAAAAAATAAAAAATTTAATTTCCGTTTTATACTGGCAGGAGGCGGACCGGATTTCGATTATTTTAAGAATCTAGCAATTAAATTAGAAATCGATAATTTAATCATATACACCGGAGTTGTTAAAAATCAGGAATTGAAAAAAGAAATTTTAGCTGCAAGTGATTTATTCGTTTTTCCTTCTATTTTTGATAACGATCCTCTGGTTGTTGGAGAAGCCGCATCATTTAAAGTTCCTGCAATAACATTAGAAAACACCGGCCCTTCAGAAAGATTTGTTGATAATAAAACTGGCTTTATTGCTAAAAATGATCCAGAATTATTTGCTAATAAAATAATTGAAATATTTAGCGATCTAAAAACATATAATAATGTAAAAGAAAATTGTTATAAAGTTTTTGAATCTTGAGATGAAGAAACTCAAAAATATGTAAATTTTTTTCAAAAAATAATTGACTATGAAAAAAATAAATAATAACAAAGTTTATAACTTAATTACTTTTATTTTATAATTATTATATGAAAGTAAAAAAATTAATTATTCCTGCTGCTGGATGAGGAACAAGATTCTTGCCTTTAACTAAAACGGTTCATAAAGAATTGGTTCCAATTTTGAATAAGCCAGCAATTGATTATTTAGTTGAAGAAGCAATTGATTCAGGAATTGAAGAAATTTGACTAATCATTTCTCCCAGAAAAGAACAACTTCTTGAATATTTTAGAGTTTATTATGATTTAGAAGAAGAATTAAGACAAAAAAATAAAGACGAACTACTAAACTTGCTTCAAAAAACAAATTTTGATAAATCTTCAAAAATAAAAATTGGGACAATTTATCAAGATGAACAACTCGGTCTAGGACATGCTATTTCATTAATTTCTAGAAAAATTAAAAACGAGCCATTTGCTGTTATCTTGGGAGATGATTTAATATATAGCCCCAATAAACCAGCAATTAAACAATTAATTGATGAATTCAACAAAAAACAAGCGTCAATATTAGGTGTTACATCAGTTCCTTGAGAAAATGTAAATAAATACGGAATTGTTGTCCCAAAAAATCTAGAAGAAAAAAATGAAAAAGTTTTTGAAATTGCTAGTGCTGTGGAAAAACCAGATGTTAAAAATGCCCCTTCTAACAAAGCAATTATTGGTAGATATGTTTTTACACCAGAAATTGTAACATTATTAAAGCAAACATTGCCTGGCGTGGGCGGTGAAATTCAGCTAGTAGATGCCTTTCCTGAACTAATGAAAACTCAGAAAATATTTGCTTTTGAATTAGAAGGAACTAGATATGATTTAGGTTCTATTGAAGGATTTGTGAAAGCAAATATTGACTATGCACTTAATGATTTAAAAATTAAGCAATCAATAATTGAACACATAAAAGAAAAAAAACTTTAACTTTTATATCTAAATTTTATGAAATTTAGATATTTTTTATTTTTTAAAAAAAGTATTTATAATATTAAATATGAAAAAAGAAACTTTTTTATTACTCGGCGGAGCCGGTTATATTGGGAATATATTTGCTTTAAAATTAATTGATGAAAATCAGAATGTAATTATTGTTGATAATCTTTCGACTGGCAATAAAGATTTTATCCATCCAAATGTTAAATTTTATAATTTAGATCATAATAATTTAAATGATTTGGAATTAGTTTTTAAAGAAAATAAAATTAATACTGTTGCATTATTTTCTGCATTAATAAAAGTTGGCGAATCCGTTCAAAAACCAATCGAATATTATAAAAATAATTTAAATGGAACAATTAATGTTTTACAATTAATGGATAAATATAAAGTTAATAAATTAATTTTCTCTTCATCAGCTGCAGTTTACGGCCAAGGTGAAGGACAAAAAATTAATGAAGATGCAATTAAAATCCCTATTAATCCATACGGAAAATCTAAATTGATGTGTGAACAAATAATTCAAGATTATGCTAAAACAAATCCTTTATTTAAATACGGAATTTTAAGATATTTTAATGTTGCAGGTGCCGACCGTTTATTAAGAAGTGGATTGTATTCTAAAACAAATCAATATTCACTTTTAATTCCAGTAATTTCAAATGCTATTTTAAATAATGAAAAAATAGTTATTTTTGGAAACGATTACAAAACCAGTGACAAAACATGTGTTCGTGATTATATTCATGTAAGCGATTTAGCAAATGCTCATTATTTATTAAATTATTATTTGGATAATAATCCAAGCGATGTATTTAATGCAGGAGCAAATTCAGTTCACTCTAATTTAGAAATTATTAAACAATTTGAAAAAATTTTAAATAAAAAAATTGATTTTCAGTACGGTCCAAGAAGAGCAGGGGATCCTGATTTTTTAGCAGCTAACACTAAAAAAATTCAAGAAAAACTGAATTTTTACCCTAAATACTCACTAGAAGATATGATTAAAGACGATTTAAATTGAAGAAAAAAAATAAATAAATAAGTTGTTTTACTTTAAACACATTAAATAGACAAAAAATATACTAAATTTCAAAAAATAAATTGAAAAATATTTAATAATTTTATCTATACTTTATTCAAGGAAAAAATATGAAAATAATCATTTTTACTTGCCATTTTTATCCATCTATCGGAGGGACAGAAATTGCAGTTGCTAATTTGGCTAAATCACTAATTAATTTAGGTCATCAAGTGAAGATATTTACACCAAAAATTTCAGATACCGAAACTTACCAAAATTTCCCTTTTGAAGTTTTTAATGTAAAAACAAATGTTTTGTTTAAAAATTCTTTTGTGTCAAAAAAAATAACTAAAAAACTAAAAAACGAAATAAAAAAATTTGATCCAGATATAATCAATGTTCATGGCTCGATATTTTCTACTAGATTAGCACAAAATGTTTCAAAAAAATTCAACATCCCTTTAGTTATTACACAACACACTAAAAATTATTTTCATTTTTTGGAACTAGTAAAAAAACCATGATTGGCATCTTTTTTATATAAAATTGAAATAAAAATTTTAAATAAGAGCAATAATTTTACATTCGTTTCAAAATCTATGAAAGAAGAAATGAAAAAATTTAATTTTAAACATAAAGCAAAAATAATTAGAAACGGCTTAAATATCGAAAAATTAAATGATAAACAGATAGAAGAATTGAAATTGAGATTTAAAAAAGAAAATAATATTGAAGATGAAAACATAAAAATTCTTTCTTTTTTAGGTAGAATACATAAATATAAAAATATTGAGTTTATTTTTAATGTTTTAAAAATTTTAAAAAATAAAAAATTTAATTTCCGTTTTATACTGGCAGGAGGCGGACCGGATTTCGATTATTTTAAGAATCTAGCAATTAAATTAGAAATCGATAATTTAATCATATACACCGGAGTTGTTGAAAATCAAGAATTGAAAAAAGAAATTTTAGCTGCAAGTGATTTATTCGTTTTTCCTTCTATTTTTGATAACGATCCTCTGGTTGTTGGAGAAGCCGCATCATTTAAAGTTCCTGCAATAACATTAGAAAACACCGGCCCTTCAGAAAGATTTGTTGATAATAAAACTGGCTTTATTGCTAAAAATGATCCAGAATTATTTGCTAATAAAATAATTGAAATATTTAGCGATCTAAAAACATATAATAATGTAAAAGAAAATTGTTATAAAGTTTTTGAATCTTGAGATGAAGAAACTCAAAAATATGTAGATTTTTTTCAAAAGATAATTAACGAAAATAAAAGTTAGTAATTTTTTTAAATACAAATAAAAAAATCCCTTTCATTTTGAGGGATTTTTCTGTCTTAATTAGATATTTTTTAAATAGTTGTATAATTTAATAATAAAAAAATAAAAGAAAGCATTATTATGAACAAAATTTCACTACTTATACCTTGTTTTAATAAACAAGAATTTTATCCTAAACTTTTTAAATGTTTAAAAAATCAAATTGATAAAAATTTTGATGTTATTTTTTTAAATGATAAATCTACTGATAATACACAATTTATGCTAGAAAAATTTCAAGAAGAAAATCATAAATTATTTAATATTGAAATTATTTCACTTGATCAGAATGGTGGATTAGCTAATGCTAGAAACATATTAATTGAACAATGTAAAACTGATTATTTTTATTTTTTAGATCCTGATGACCAAATTTATAATTATACAATCGAGGAATTTAATAAGGCAATAAAAGAAAATAACTATCAAATTATTTATGCTAAAAATATTTTAGTTTTAAATAATATTAGAGTTTTTAATTTTTTAAGAAAAATTGATTTTAGTAGTAATAAAACTAAAGAAGATCCGGTGATTTTTTTAGAAAAAGAATCTTATTTTATTTGAAATAAAGCAATTAATAAAAGATGATTTTTAGAGCAAAATTTGCCTTTTAAAAAAGGATATATTTTTGAAGATTTTGCTGTAACAATTAATTTATTTTATCGCGCAACTAAAACTAAATATATTAATAAAAATACTTATAAATACGATTTAAATTTCAAGGGTTTATCTAAAAAACAAAGCCCAAATCGAATTATGGGTATTGCTCATAATTTAGATTATCTTTATAGTGAATTAAAATTATCACAAAATTATCATGAGTGAGAAAAAATTGAAAAATTCTTTTTTAAAAATATTTTCATTCATTTATTTTTCTCTTCTAATTGAAATGTGATTAAAAAAAATAAAAAACTATTTGAAAAACCAATGTGCGAATTGTTTAAAACTTTTAAAAGACATAATATTGATGAAAAACTAAAAAGATATCAAAGTTTTTTTTCACTTTTATTTAAAAATGCTATAACAAATTATCAAAAAGCAAAACAACTGTTTTCCAAATGCAATATTTAAAGGTCTTTATTAATAATGAACAATGAAAAAATAAATAAAATTAAAGACATTTGAATGAGCGATCCAGAAAGAGAAAAAAATATCGCTATCAAGCCTTCTCATCGAATAATTTACAAAAATAAAACAGAAGAAATAATAGTAAAATGATTCGGATTGTGGATTTTTTTATCTTTGATTCTCGTTATATTATTTTTTATAGCAGCTATTGCATTTAGTATAGTAAATAAACGATCTGAATTTGAATTAAATACAAGTATTTCGATGTTTATTTTAGCGATTTTACTATGATGTGGAGCTCTATCTGCTGTATTTGGACTTTTTCTAAAACATCAAAAAATAGAAGAAAAAGCTAAAAGAATCTATGAATTTAAAATTACAGAAGAAAAAATTCTTGAAGTTTTTAATGAACTAGATAAAAATGATATTTGTTATAAAAAAATCGTCTTTTTAAAAGATGAAAGTTTAAGATTTAATAATCATATTCCAGAAAATTTAAAAAGCGATTATTTTTGGATTGAAATTTTAACCAAAAATAATTTAAAGATTTATTTTGGAAATAATAAAGACAAACAAAAAAATGATATTTTTATAAAAGAAAAGGAAATAATTAATATTAGTAATAAGATAAATATATTAGACATTCATTTAGTAACATTTTTTGAAGTTGATACAATCTGAGAAAAAATATCGATTGAATTGAGTGAAATCATCGAAAGAATTTGTATAAATTTTTATAAACTTAACAATTTAATTATTGAAGGCTCTAACTATGACTAAAGATAAAAAAATAAAACAAATTAGTAAAAATTTTCAAGAAATCTATATTACTAATTTAGATGAAAATTCAACATTTTTTGAAGACAATTTTGACAAATTTCCATTTTTAGAAACAAAAAGGGCAAAATTTTTTAAAAAAGTTAAATTAGGTAGGAGAGAATTAGTTATTTTTTCCTTAATTTATACTTTTTATTGAGTTTTTACTCCTTTGTTTATTTATAACGAATCTAAGGAGCTAAAAATAACTTGAATTATTTTATCATCTGTATTTTCTTTTTTGTATTTAGTTTTTTTCATTTTACTAATATCTAAAAAAATATTTGTTTTCAGTTCAAAAAGAGTTGTCAATTTAAAAGTTAATTTAGTTATGCTAAATAATTATTTATCTTTAATTGAAGATAAAAATATCAATATTAAAAGATTTAATATTGTTTCTAAAACGGAAATTATTGAAAAATATTTTGATGATAGCCAGCTAAAAAGCGACTTTTATCTAGAAATAAAAACAACAAGCGATCAATCTATTTTTTGAAATTGTTATGATAAAAATAATAGTAATTGAATGTTTTATTTTGAGGACAATAAAAAAATAATTACTTACTATTTAAAAGAAGAAATTGATATTTTTAATTACAAAATTACTTCTCACTTTTTAAATATCTATTATTTACTAGTTGAAAATTTTATTGAAAAATTAAAAATTTTAACTAAAGAAATTAATTAGTTAAAAAAGCAGATTTTACATTTGCTTTTTTAATTTAACAAATATTTAATTAAAAAAAATAAATTTTATTGTTGTATTTTATAATATTAATAAAAGGAATTAAAAATGAATAAAGAAGAAATCCATAGCATTATCAATTTTTGATTATCCAATGATAATAAGCAAGAAAATATAGTTTTAAAAAAACAATGGTATTTTGAAAACAAAAACCATGAAAAAATGTCTTATTGATCTCATTTTTTGTTGATAATTTCTTTGTTTTTATTCATTATATTTGCTATATTATCCCTTTCATTAACTTTTACAGATTTTGTTTTTGATTATAATATAAAAATGTTTATTTTAGCGATGCTTTTTTGGCTTTCTTCCTTTTTTATTTTATGTGCCATCATTTTATTTCAATATATAAAAGAAAATCCAGGAGAAAAGGTTTGAGAATATAAAATTTCAAAGATTTTTTTCTTAGATGTTTTTAATAAAATAAATAAAAATGATATTTGTTACAAAGAAATTGAATTTATAAATTCTGATAGTTTAAATTTTACTAATATTCTTTCTAAAAAAATGCAAACAAGTTATAGCTGAGTTAAAATACTAACTAAAAATATGAGAATTTTTTATATAGGAATGCCATTAAACGATGAAAATAATAACATTTTTATTAAAAACAATCAAATATATGAAACAGAGCAAAATATAGATTTGCTAAACATAAATTTAAAATCTTTAAGCATAAGCGAATCTGTATGAAATATTTTTTCGCTTTTTGAAATTGTTGAAAGAATATGTGTGAGAATTTATAAAATAAACGATTTAATTATAGAAGCGGAAAATTATGAAAAAAGATAAAAAAATAAAAATGATAGCCGGTAGTTATGATTTTATTCATTCAACAAATTTAGATGACAAATTTATGTTTTTATATAATTCATTTAAAGATAGTGAATTTGTTGAAACAAAAAGTTTAACATTTTTTAAAAAAATAAAATTTAATTGAAAGCATTTTATTCTCTTTTCTTTGATTTTTAGTTTCTATTGAGTTTTTACTCCTTTGTTTTATTTAAACAATTTAAAAGAATTAAAAATAATTTGAATTATTTTATCTAGTGTCATTTCTTTTTTATATTCAGTTTTTTTAATACTATCAATATCTAAACAAGTATTTTACTTAAGAGCAAAAAGAATTATCAAATTGAAAGTTAATTTGGTTGCACTTAATCATTTTTTATCTTTGATCGAAGATAAAAATATTAATATTAAAAGATTTAATATTGTTTCTAAAACGGAAATTATTAAAAAATATTTTGATAATGACCAGTTAAAAAGTAATTTTTATCTAGAAATAAAAACAACAAATGATCAATCTATTTTTTGAAATTGTTATGATAAAAATAATAGTACTTTAATGTTTTATTTTGAAAATAACAAAATGATTGGTCATCATTTAAAAGAAAAGGTTGATATTTTTAATTATCGAATTATTACTCATTATTTTATAGGGAGCATTGTTTGATATTTAATGGTGAAAGAATTTATTGAAAAATTAAAAATTTTAACTAAAGAAATTAATTAAAAAAACAAAAACAGATTTTACATTTGCTTTTGTTTTTTTACTTTATTTTGAATTTATTAAGAAAGTTGTCTATGTATTTACCATTAAATATATAATAATCATCATAGTATCAATTCACTAATTTTTTTAATTCTTCAAAAACTACATCAATTAACTTTCTTGAATATTTCATTTTTTTTGCATTATTAATAAATTCTGCTCGATCTATAATATTTAAATCTTTATTTGGATAAACCTTGATATCCAAATCATAATCTATATATTTAATAGTATTTTCTTCTGCAAAATAAGGTGATGCTAAATTAATATAAATGTAATGACGATTATTTTTTATTGTTATTAAAGCATTAAAAAAATGTTTTTTATGAAAAAATCAAATAGTATTATCTCTAATTGTTCATCTATGCTTGCTTTTTTCCATTACTTTAGTTTTTCTATCTAAATACACAACCACATGATCTTCGTTATCTTCTAAAATTCTTACTCCACTTCATTGACGATAAAGTTTACCATTATATTTATATGCTTGAACATTGAGAAATTTATTTAGCGCTACATTCATATTTATTCCTTTTGATTAATTTTTTTATCTTTAAAATTTATAAAATTATAATTATCTAAATTTTTAAAAAAGCTTCTAAAAGAAGAGGGATAATAATTGTCATTAAACTTGTCTGAAAAATTATTAATTTCTTTTAATTCATTCTCTTCTATTTTACCATTATTATTATAGTCAGTTCACAATTTAGGTAAATAATTTTTATCAATTAATTCTATGTCTAAAAATTCGCTTGAATAATAACTATAATACTTTTGATCATTAAAAAACTTAAATTGATCAAAAGTATTATAAATAATAGGAATTTTAATTAAGTTGGATTCTTTTTTATTTTTAAAAACTAGTGCATTAACTTTCTGATTGTCTAAATATCCGATAAATTTAACTAAATTGAAATTTCGTGAATTAATAACTTGATTTAAATTGTTCAATTTTGTTTGATCATCAATAAAAATTCCACTAATATTTTTGCCATAATTCATTGCTTTTAAAAAAATATTTGCAAATTTTTTTACATTTTCATTATTAGATAAATCATTATTATCAAATAAAACATAAGGAGCATAAATTTTTTCAATAACAACCTTTTTATCTTTCTTTTTAACGTCCGCAACTCTTAATCATTCTCTTAAAAAAGTATCACTATTCAGTGACAAATTATTTTCTTTTTCTTTATAAAAATACTTAAATGCTTCTCTAGCAATGAATTCTTCATAATTATAATAGTAATTCACATCCTCGATTACTATCGATGGATCTGTGTTTTTTGGGAAAAAGGAAGTATTTTCAAAATTGAAATCTAACTTATTTTTTTCCTTATTAACTTTATCTAAAATCTCTTTCAAAGTCAATTTATTAAATAAATGATTTTCATTAATTATATCCGATACTTTTTCATAGTCCATTTTTGTATCTGTTTTTAATAACTTATTAATATTGTCAATAAAAAAATCATTATATATTTTTCCTTTAACTTTAAAATTATTTCCATAATTGGAAAAATAAACAGAATCTAAAAAATGAATATATTCATGAAAAATTAGTTGATACAATAACTCAATTCGATCGTCTTCATTATCAATATTTTCGTAAAATTCACTATTTATAAAAATTTCTTGTGTGTTAGAAGAAAAAAAACCAGTTAATTTTCTATCATCTTGGAATAATTTTATTTGCTTGTTTATATTTATTTGTTTTAAAAACATTATTTCAGGACCAAAAAATAAATTATCTTGAATTCTTTTTGTTAATCTTTTCAAGCCAATTTCAGAAATATAAAAAGCTGATTTATTTTCATAAAGAGAGATTTTTAAATATTGATCTTTATTTGAGTTTTCTACAAAATTTACAATTGCTTTCTGTTCCTGTTGTTGATGATTACAGGAGACAAAAAAGCTAAAATTTGTTGCTAGTGAAAAAAAACTCAGATATTTTAACAAAATTTGCTTATATTTTTTCATAATCTAAATAATTATATTATTTATACTTTTAAAAAAAATAAATTTTAGTATTATTTTTATTATGAGATTAAGAAATATACCTAATGCTAAAGAAAAGCTTTTAGAAAGTGAATATTTAATTAAAAACTTTCCTATTGAAATTAATGAAAATACAGTTTTGGAAATGGGAATGGGTAAGGGTGAGATGCTTGTAGAACTCGCGAATAAAAATCCTCATATAATGTATATTGGAATTGAAAAATATCCAACAGTCGCACTAAAATCAATGAAAAAAGCAGAAAAATTAAAACTTAAAAATTTTAAAATTATTAATCAAGATATTATTAAATTACCAGATTTAATTAATGGCAAAACTAATTTGATTTGATTAACCTTTTCTGACCCATGACCTAAAAAAAGACATGCAAAAAGAAGGTTAACTCATAAAATATTTTTAGACATTTATAAAAGTTTGCTTTCAGAAAATGGAATTTTAAAATTTAAAACAGATAATGATTTTCTTTTTCAATACTCAATTGAATCACTTAATGAATATGGAGCTAAAATAATTAATTCAACCAATGATTTTCATAATAGCAATTTATCTGAAGGAAATGTAATGACGGGTTATGAAAAAAAATGATCTGAAAATGGCAAAAAAATCAATTATCTAGAGGTTAAATTTTAAGCTGATGTTTTTTATGCATATAAGTTTTTTATAGAATTTCAATGTTTTACTATTTTTTCCTAAAATTTACTATTACATGCTGAAAATACTGATTATTTTTGTATTAAAAACTAATTTAAATTTATCTTAAAATTTAAAAAATTGACTGAAGAAAAAATATCAGTCAATTTATTTTATTTTCTTATAAAAGTAGCATTTATTTTATAAAAATCAGTATGTCAATTTTAAATTACTTTTTATCTTTATATTTTTTAATATCATCTTCGTGGAAAGATTTTAACATTTTAATGTCTTCTTTAATTTCCTTAATATCATGGCTGTGTTCTGCTAAAACAACCTTTATTTCTTTAATATCTTGGCTGTGTTCTTGCAAAATTCTACTGTGGTCTGCTAGAACCACTTTAATGTCTTTGATATCAGAAGAATTTTCATTAGTTTGTTTTTGAACATCCAAAAGCACATTTTGCATATTAAAAACTAAATTATATAAAGATTTAAGTGTGATTTTTTTCTCACTAGTTTCTTGCATTTTTATTTTTTCTCCTTCCATTATAATTCTACACTTTTTTTCGTCTTTAAAATCTATTTTACATTGATGTTTTTCATATTGCTTAATTATTTTATTGCTTCTTTTAATGAAACTAAAGTCTTATTATCTTTCATATATACCTCCACATATATATATCGGTTTTTTGTCATTTTTGTCAAAAAACGGAAAAATTTGGGAAAAACAGGCGATTTTTCCTAAAAAATTGACTATTAAATGCTGAAAAATATTGATTATTTTTGTATTAAAAACTAATTTAAATTTACCACAAATTATTTAAAAGATATTTGTTAATTATTAAATATTTTCAAAATAAAAAACAACAAAAAAATCATTAAAATAAATGAATTCATTTGTTGTTTTATTTAAATTTAAATTTATTTTAAATATTTACTTTAAGAAAAATTTGCTCCTAATATCGTTTTAAGTTTAACTAAATATTCATCAAATGTTTCCTTTTCCCGTTTATTGGATCTATTTGAATAAGCAATTATAGTTTCCTCAATTCCACTTCTAAAAGCAGCTAGTCTAGAATCGGATGGATCTTCATAAATTGCAAAATTTTCTCCGTTTTGTGGATTAGATATATTTTTAAATATTTCATTAAGCATTTGATTGTTAGGATTAATATTAAAATAATTTTCATTTATCATTTCTTTAGTTGGAACAATATAACCGGAAGCATTTGCAAAAAATTCTAGTGCAGTTATATTGTGAAAATTTATAACATTATTATTTTGATTAAGTTCTCAATTCTGTTTTTCACTAACAAATCACTTTATAAAATTTAAAGTTGCATAATTTTCTTTTTCATTAGAATGAACACCCATTAAAGAAGGTCCTTGCAAAGTGATTATTTTGTTATAATAATCTATATTTTCTTTATTTAAATAATAGGGTGCCATAATAACTGTTATTTCATTTTCTTGTAAAGTTTGTCCACTTGTTA
This window harbors:
- a CDS encoding glycosyltransferase, whose protein sequence is MKIMIFTCHFFPTIGGSDIAITNFAKSLVNLGHQVKVFTPKVSEGENYKSLPFEVYNVKTKNFFNFITVSDKIDVKLKNEIDKFNPDIISCHGSVYSIKLAQNVSKKFNIPLVITQHTKNYLPILEIFKFHKLSSLVYKREIRILNKSKYFTLVSKSLEDEMVKFNFKHKAKIIRNGLNIEIAKNQEIDRLKLKFKKENNIEDENIKILSFLGRIHKYKNIEFIFNVLKILKNKKFNFRFILAGGGPDFDYFKNLAIKLEIDNLIIYTGVVKNQELKKEILAASDLFVFPSIFDNDPLVVGEAASFKVPAITLENTGPSERFVDNKTGFIAKNDPELFANKIIEIFSDLKTYNNVKENCYKVFESWDEETQKYVNFFQKIIDYEKNK
- a CDS encoding UTP--glucose-1-phosphate uridylyltransferase translates to MKVKKLIIPAAGWGTRFLPLTKTVHKELVPILNKPAIDYLVEEAIDSGIEEIWLIISPRKEQLLEYFRVYYDLEEELRQKNKDELLNLLQKTNFDKSSKIKIGTIYQDEQLGLGHAISLISRKIKNEPFAVILGDDLIYSPNKPAIKQLIDEFNKKQASILGVTSVPWENVNKYGIVVPKNLEEKNEKVFEIASAVEKPDVKNAPSNKAIIGRYVFTPEIVTLLKQTLPGVGGEIQLVDAFPELMKTQKIFAFELEGTRYDLGSIEGFVKANIDYALNDLKIKQSIIEHIKEKKL
- the galE gene encoding UDP-glucose 4-epimerase GalE encodes the protein MKKETFLLLGGAGYIGNIFALKLIDENQNVIIVDNLSTGNKDFIHPNVKFYNLDHNNLNDLELVFKENKINTVALFSALIKVGESVQKPIEYYKNNLNGTINVLQLMDKYKVNKLIFSSSAAVYGQGEGQKINEDAIKIPINPYGKSKLMCEQIIQDYAKTNPLFKYGILRYFNVAGADRLLRSGLYSKTNQYSLLIPVISNAILNNEKIVIFGNDYKTSDKTCVRDYIHVSDLANAHYLLNYYLDNNPSDVFNAGANSVHSNLEIIKQFEKILNKKIDFQYGPRRAGDPDFLAANTKKIQEKLNFYPKYSLEDMIKDDLNWRKKINK
- a CDS encoding glycosyltransferase gives rise to the protein MKIIIFTCHFYPSIGGTEIAVANLAKSLINLGHQVKIFTPKISDTETYQNFPFEVFNVKTNVLFKNSFVSKKITKKLKNEIKKFDPDIINVHGSIFSTRLAQNVSKKFNIPLVITQHTKNYFHFLELVKKPWLASFLYKIEIKILNKSNNFTFVSKSMKEEMKKFNFKHKAKIIRNGLNIEKLNDKQIEELKLRFKKENNIEDENIKILSFLGRIHKYKNIEFIFNVLKILKNKKFNFRFILAGGGPDFDYFKNLAIKLEIDNLIIYTGVVENQELKKEILAASDLFVFPSIFDNDPLVVGEAASFKVPAITLENTGPSERFVDNKTGFIAKNDPELFANKIIEIFSDLKTYNNVKENCYKVFESWDEETQKYVDFFQKIINENKS
- a CDS encoding glycosyltransferase family 2 protein: MNKISLLIPCFNKQEFYPKLFKCLKNQIDKNFDVIFLNDKSTDNTQFMLEKFQEENHKLFNIEIISLDQNGGLANARNILIEQCKTDYFYFLDPDDQIYNYTIEEFNKAIKENNYQIIYAKNILVLNNIRVFNFLRKIDFSSNKTKEDPVIFLEKESYFIWNKAINKRWFLEQNLPFKKGYIFEDFAVTINLFYRATKTKYINKNTYKYDLNFKGLSKKQSPNRIMGIAHNLDYLYSELKLSQNYHEWEKIEKFFFKNIFIHLFFSSNWNVIKKNKKLFEKPMCELFKTFKRHNIDEKLKRYQSFFSLLFKNAITNYQKAKQLFSKCNI
- a CDS encoding DUF402 domain-containing protein, which codes for MNVALNKFLNVQAYKYNGKLYRQWSGVRILEDNEDHVVVYLDRKTKVMEKSKHRWTIRDNTIWFFHKKHFFNALITIKNNRHYIYINLASPYFAEENTIKYIDYDLDIKVYPNKDLNIIDRAEFINNAKKMKYSRKLIDVVFEELKKLVNWYYDDYYIFNGKYIDNFLNKFKIK
- the trmB gene encoding tRNA (guanosine(46)-N7)-methyltransferase TrmB gives rise to the protein MRLRNIPNAKEKLLESEYLIKNFPIEINENTVLEMGMGKGEMLVELANKNPHIMYIGIEKYPTVALKSMKKAEKLKLKNFKIINQDIIKLPDLINGKTNLIWLTFSDPWPKKRHAKRRLTHKIFLDIYKSLLSENGILKFKTDNDFLFQYSIESLNEYGAKIINSTNDFHNSNLSEGNVMTGYEKKWSENGKKINYLEVKF